The segment AATGCACCCTGTGGCATCTCTTGCGGCAGTAATCGGAATCTGCGTCTTGTTCGGGATTCTGAATGGTTTTCTGGTTGCTTATCTGAGGTTGTCTTCATTCATAGTCACTACGGCAGTAATGTTCATTGCCATGGGTCTTGAGAAGTCTTATAACAACGGATTCAGTATATGGATAAGAGACGATCGAGTGACCGCATTTGCTAACGGAAGCTTCTTAAGAATCCCGAATCTCGTTCTTCTGGCCGCTGTGATTTATTTGCTGACGCATCTGCTTCTCCACATGACAAG is part of the Mesotoga infera genome and harbors:
- a CDS encoding ABC transporter permease; the encoded protein is MSELALSRKSKGFGWWLDRSGTIMAFVFMIVIFGILSPYFLQPDNIVNIMIQVSPLLVTALGVVFVNMAGESDLSLGGVLGLGATLYCGFLKSGMHPVASLAAVIGICVLFGILNGFLVAYLRLSSFIVTTAVMFIAMGLEKSYNNGFSIWIRDDRVTAFANGSFLRIPNLVLLAAVIYLLTHLLLHMT